CTTAGCTTATGTTTTGTTGCCAAACTTTGCAGATATGCCATGACTGGGCAGTTGACTCAAAAAAGTGATGTCTACAGCTTTGGCGTTGTTCTTCTTGAGCTCCTTACAGGTAGAAAACCAGTTGATCATACCATGCCTCGAGGACAGCAAAGTCTAGTCACATGGGTCAGTTTACATGCTTAAACTCACGCCTCATCTCCCTTATTTCAACTATTTACGAATGGTGGCCTGCTGTAGATATTTCATTgatagatatatatttttgtaggCTACCCCAAGATTAAGTGAAGATAAAGTGAAACAATGCGTGGACCCAAAACTAAAGGGAGAATATCCCCCAAAAGGAGTTGCTAAGGTAACTATTTTTTCTCTCCGCCTCCCTTTACGCGCACACATATGTAATGAATGACTCATGGTCCTTGGATCTTCTATTCTGAGGTCGGTGGTAATAATGAATATTGTTGACTATGCAGCTTGCAGCTGTTGCAGCACTGTGTGTGCAGTATGAAGCTGAGTTTAGGCCTAATATGAGCATTGTTGTTAAAGCGCTCCAACCACTTCTGAAGGCTCCTCCTGCCCCTGCACCAGAAACTTGAAGTTAAAAAACTTCTCTTGGGTTTCTGCATCTTCTGCACAGTTTGAGTCagatatcataaaaaaaaactgcaaataataatatatataaaatatatttttatttttgtttgagattggatgtgtaggattgaattggcTGGTTTTATGACATTGTTAAATTCCGTGTATTTCTGGTATTGCACTTCAGTGCAGACAATTATAGGGCCATACTGCAACAATGGGTTTTGGGTTGCGTGGTGGATATTTGTTTGGTAAATGTTGTTTGTCACCCAACGTTAATCCCCCCATATTCTTTATTTGTTTCTTGACTGAGCTGATACTTGGATTGAAAGACCTATATTTGTTCGACTTTGTTGTGTCtgttcttttctatttttttgttatggTTCCTTCTTGTAAATTTCTTACTTTGCCGTGTCAATCTACTTGGATTAGAGGAACACATGTCGTGACAAGATAGTATGCTCGAGTCTTAAGTTTAAACATTTTATAGGGTCGACTTCTTATGCTGTGTTGTGTAGGTAATCGCACTTCTatatttaaagaatttattATGATTGACCTTTTTCTGCTTGTTTGTTCCGGTTGAAAAGACATAAGGTTGTGTTAGAATAGTCATTTTTAGAGCTTTCATAAATTACTTTAgtcttaaataaaattgaaattattttctgttaaaaatgattatagtttgtttcgattttttttaaagtaatttttcaTGCTAAACCGTATTCCCGTTTAGAATGTATTTGAACAGTGTGAAATACTTGTAAGATTATTTTCAACTATTTTTTGGTCAATAATGTAAAGTTTCTATTAAACATATACTGATAGCATAATGTTATCAACACAACTTAGGCATACAAAGAAAGCAAACAATGGGAGGAAACAGGCAAGACCtaagttttttatattatttgacgTAAAACAGGCAAGAACAAAGTGCATAGTGCATACAACTGAAAAAACtttttagatttatcatgttGAGCCGTTTAAGCAAATGAGTAAATCATAATTTGGTCTACTAACTGATTTATCTAATTTAGTCCTTaaactaaagaaatataaaatagtcCTTAAACATTTTTACATTTATCAAGTTAGTCCGTAAATTAAAGGAACGTCAGTTTGGATTAAATAGTTAGTTTAGTGTCTTAAATTTGctaaatgttaatttagatttttaaattaaaggaATGTCATACGGATTTGTCTTTCTAACAAAATATTCATTTAGGGACACATTTTACAAAATTAGTGAATGATATGCATGATGGCTTGAGTAGTCTATTGATAATGTcccattaaaaaaaatccaattatgactctaaatttgataaaagaataattaaattgGTTAATGTTCTTTAATTTATGGTTTATTGATAATGTtgcattaaaaaatttcaattatgaccctaaatttgataaaagaaGAATTAAATTGGTTAATCTTCTTTAATTTAGCGCACACAATTACTGCTTAACAAATAAACTGTTGTTccttataattttaaagatcaAAATGTTTATGTACTCATCAAACCtacttataaattttatattttatattatttttctattttatggtAGAAAAACACATTAGTTGCTGTCTTTGGATTATACAACTAATGAATTTTCCACTAACTAgattaattttatatcatttttctattttatggtAGAAAAACGCATTAGTTGCTCTCTTTGGCACTCCAAGGCCTTCACATAGTGTCTCCATAAACTTCAATCACATTGAACTACTATATTGATCTACTATATGACTCATCTTTATTCTCTCATCCATGATTTAGAGTGTATTTTGTGGAGACCAAACATCAATATTTTCCTTTTAAATTTAGATAAGTTTAACCAACTAAAGGTCAatttggattgacttatttaaGTTTGTCTCTTATAATTACTTGTAAGactatttgtgagggcttatgATGACAACTTATCACAtacttataaattgtttttcttattttctcgataagatagtttatgaaaacaacttacaaataatttgattttgctTTTATTATAAGAGTATCCTATACACAAACACTTAATATAGTTAATCAAAGAGGGcggtatttttttattataaaagtaaCTTATACACAAACACTTAATTACTTTTGTTACTCAACGAGAGTTTAGATCAGACTCGTTATGtcattaaaatattcaaagtgtatGTTTGAATTCATTTCTTTAGAGAGTCAAAAgtgattctaaattattaaaattgattctaaTATGTTTGAGTGTGTCTGTTTAGAATCGACTTTTATTGTAgaattaatttaaagttataatttgtaacttttattttcaaaCTCGAATTTATGGGATGAACAAACATGGGCCAATGGAGTTTGTAGTTGGATTACGGCCCATTAGAGCCGAAACTAGAACTATAAAATCGGAAGCAAACTGAATTAGCATGCAACTATAAACTAAAACCCCTGGAAATAATTAGAAGAGTGAAAGCATATAAAGTACTCCAACAAAATTTGGAGCTTTTCGGTTTTGCGCAGTAAAGTGATGGCGGAAGTTGCTATTTCAAATTCTCAAGAACACCCCGTTCTTGAAGACGCCGCTGGAAATGACAAGATTGCCCTCGCTCAGCAAGACCCTAACGAACTGGAAGGCCAGAAGAAACGCCTCTTGGAGGAACTCGAATCTGCTCTTGTGCCCAAAGATTGCGTCCTTGCTATTCCCAAACCTAATCCCAATCCTAAACCTAATTGCTTAGGGTTTGGGATTGAGGTAATTGACGAAACGGCGTTGCTGGATAGCATTCCAAAGAACGGAGGAAAACAATCAAGAAGAAGAGCNNNNNNNNNNNNNNNNNNNNNNNNNNNNNNNNNNNNNNNNNNNNNNNNNNNNNNNNNNNNNNNNNNNNNNNNNNNNNNNNNNNNNNNNNNNNNNNNNNNNNNNNNNNNNNNNNNNNNNNNNNNNNNNNNNNNNNNNNNNNNNNNNNNNNNNNNNNNNNNNNNNNNNNNNNNNNNNNNNNNNNNNNNNNNNNNNNNNNNNNNNNNNNNNNNNNNNNNNNNNNNNNNNNNNNNNNNNNNNNNNNNNNNNNNNNCGTCATTGATACTGTGAGCAATAGCAGTATGAAGAAcgagaaaaagaagaacaaatACTCTCGAATTGAGATGGAGGCTATGAAGTTTATGAATGTATCACAACAGCGCAAATTATGGGAAACAATATACGCCGTACTTCAATCTACCTTCGCCGACGAGTATGATACATTGGTTGCCACTCCCAACAACCGTCAATTCCTtcccaacaacaacaacaacaccaaaCCCCCCATTCTCACTGGTCAGCACTCTTTTCTTTTCACTTCAATTACTTGTTTCTTACATCAAATTATATTCTTTATTATGGATATCAAGAAATCAAATCTTGTTTTTACTTCTTGCATGATCATTTAGCATTTTTATCTGCTTTTCCTTGAGTTGGCTAACTTTATCATTTAGCAATTGGTGGTAACGCTAACACGTGATTCTTGCTGCGTCACTAACAACAACCACGAATTTTTGTTCCTTGCGCTGAATAAGGAGATTCTGAAATGTGATGTTTGTGATTTGTGAAATTGTCACATAATGCATTTCTTGACATTTCTTACTCGCTATTGTGTTGGTATTGAGCCTATCAAGAATCATGAATGTTGATCATTTCTTTCTTCTGGTTAGTGGTTTTTTGTTTGCTCTAGTACTTGTGTAACTTTCTGGTAGTCTGGCTTCTTAACGCATTGAACTTGATTGTATTCTTTATGGCAAACATGCaatgttttttgaaaatattgacTTTAATTTCATAACACCGCTATGCGGTATAAGACTCGGTTGGTACAATTGTTGCAGAGTTTTATGGTTTATCTATGAGCTTCTTTTTTTGGGATGGGGGGTTTCCCACTGTCTAAAATGTTTTTCTGCAAAAATAACAAGTAAATCTTTCTGATGGAACTTTGTAAAACCTTATTGCTCcgatttttgtatttgtttgttTCCCACTGTCTCCTGGTTGTTAGCTCATTTTGTGTCAATTTGATGTTTTCAATTTCTGTGATGGACAGGTGTGGGTGCTGCCAATGGAAGATGCAGATTTATGAATGTCTTTGTCCATTGAACTTTGAAGAATGAGCAAAAGGAACCTGGAAAAGATCTAACTGCAACATTAGTTTACTATGTTCTAATTTTTGTGCATAGGCACCGACTTCAGTTGCATAGTTACTTGTATAAAGTCACTGTATATGAAAATTCATGTGTTGTATGCTTGATTGTAAATTTGAAAGACTCCTCAGGTCACCCAGTAATGAGGATGCTTTGTTGTTTACATTTGTATATTGGGAGTGTATTGTTGATTTTTCAATGAAAAGTTTAATTTCCTGTATACATTGTGTTTGAATGAGGATACTTTTTGCTGGTTTATTGATTTTACATAAGCTAAATTGTATTTCTTATTCCGTTTTATGCCTGTCTACTCAGGATGAAAGTTTTGTTATTGCTTTCAGGTGCAGTGTATTGTGAAAATACAGATAGTGGTCTACAACTCATGGAAAGTAGTGGAAGTGTGAGTCCTGTTGACCCTTCGAATACTCATAGTATTATGGGTAAGGATGGGTGCTCAGTTTCAGAAGAGTACTGTGAAGATGAAGATAGTGAGGATGATTATGCTAGCATCCAGAGGCCTGCGTTTCATGTAGAGGGAGAACCTAATTTTGATTCTGGTCCACCAGAAGACGGATGGGAATATCTTAGGCGTGTCAGGTATTGTTGTAAATTTCAGCAGCCAATTGCCTGGTCTTTTAGCCAATTTATGCTTTGaaattctattttcttcttgataatttctttttgttgttcTGCTCTCCCTAGAATAATGCTTCTCAATATTATTGAGGATCACTCTAGCTCCTTATTAAAGGTTTTGAGAAGTTGCATCACAACTGATGCTAACCGCTTAGCCACCGACTTTTGGTGAACTTAATAGTGTTGTATAATTTCTAGTCAGTCTTGAACTTATAGTTGTAGTTGACACATTTGGTTGAAACTCTAAACAAAAGTCGGTGACCGAAAGCTGGGGCTAACCTGCAATTGGCATTACATTATGCATGTGCTTAGTAATGTGTAAGGTGATAGGGTATTAATTTGTgcacatatttattattaatacagTGGGGGGTTCCACCTACAACTGACAGTGTGTAcctaaattttgaataaattccTTCAAACATAGTTCAAAGTATGTCTATGGTTGTGAGCTCTGTGGATTAAATTTTGGGAAATTATATGGTGGAGATATTTTGTGCTGTGGTTGCCAGGAACACGATTAAAACACTAATACTAGGGAAATGGTATTAACTTTGATATACATCTAGATTTTGTTAAATGGTGTTGAGTTGGAGAAACTTTGTTGTTGTTGCCTACCTAGTAGGAGAAATGACATGTTCCTTTAAACTATTTTGTTGCTTAGGTGGGAGGCACATCAAATTCCTAAAGTGAAGGTATCCAAACTTGATAGAAGTAAAGTTAACAAGGAACAAAGTCCTTACATGCCCAAGATTCCTGATATTGCAAAGTGTCCTGAGCATCTGTTGCCATTGAAACAGTGGGAGGATGTATTTCTTGCAGAATTTTCAGCACTGAGAGCGGTATGGTGTTCTAAGAACCTTACTCTATCtgtcctttttctttttccttcattttcatttggaatGATTAATGCTATATCATAGAGTCTCATGACCAAATTGGACCCATATAATATAACCAATGgacaaactattttatttatttgttattggaTGCTAATTCATGTCTTGGTAACAAAGTACTGGTTTGGAAGTGGAGTATACTGTTTTTGCTTTAATACTATATATACTATGGACTGACTCTTCTTTCCCAATTTGTTATTCCAGAATCTGTCACGTCTTGAAGGTTCAAGTGTGTATTCTGGTAATCTACAATCTCTAGATTCCACAAAGCTGCCTGGCAATAATTTTGGAGTCATGAACAGGGATGTGCTCCTTTATAATCATAAGAGCATTGGTAAGGCAATTGATCAACCTACTATCTTGACCCCTGAAGGTGAGGATAGTGCGATGCCTCTGGAGAATCCTGGATCGAAAACATCCATAGATCAAACTAGCAGCAGCTGTCCCACTCCTCCGCTGCTTTCTGCAATCTTAAGAATGGACTCTGTAGCCCGAGTATCAATGTTGCTGAAACGTATTCGCTTGCTAGAGCCTGAAAATACCATCACAAGAATTGATTGCTTGTGGCTTTTTGCTCTCTGTGCAGCAGTAGATGCTCCACTAGATGCTGATACTTGCGCCGCACTCAGGAGTCTACTGCGGAAGTGTGCTAGCATTCGTGCCGAAAAGGCTGAGCTCAATGATGAGGTTGTAATGTTGAATATATTGGCTACAATTGCGGGGAGATACTTTGGACAATCTGAAAATTGAATTCccagtttttcttttttgtgaaatTGAATTCCCAGTTAGCAACTCAATGACGACTCCCTTATGTTTTAGAATTTGGATGGAGCCAAGAACATGTATGGTTATTTATTATGTATGAACTAGAATGTATGGTTCTAAGAACATGTATCGTTATTATATTCAGATGATGAATGAAGTCTAATGTATGTTATGTTTTGAATCTATATACTTTGTTACATTGTAGGTATTTTAGTGGGTTAAATTGCTCTgggtcttttaatttaattttaattaatgttttagtttattttttattttatttttctttctccaatttggtttttatgttaattttaaatgacaagttgatatttaatgttttaaaatgttaataatgttatttttttttttttttacaaaaatcattaaaaattttaaacaaaatccataaagttaataattattttcaatataatataaattttatcaaatgcataactcaaatattcaaataaattcatattttcatctccatcaacctaaaataaagaataaaaataagagtttatttaaatatttatgaaatttgcattatattggagatgataatgaattttataggttttgtttgaaaattttgataatttttttaaatttttgtaaaataaaaaaagaaaacattgttaacattttaaaatataaaatattaaattgtcacttaaaattaaaataaaatatcaactaatttaaacgttaactaaaattaagttaaaagatgGCGATgcaatttaatctattttagtGATGTCATACATCTTTTATGTGATATAGGCGATGTAATGTTTTATGCTTggattaaattcataaaaattcattcgtttttatttatttatatttaaaaaaagacaaGTGAATAGATGAGataaagaaatcaaaattgTGGGTGGTATAATTTTGACATCAGCTCAGTTGAGGTCGGTAGGCTCAGCTGTGACGGCACAAGTGAGGGAGAAGTCAGAAGACAGAAACAACAACACAACACATGTAGAGATTTTGATATGTCGATGTTTTCTCCCACTCTTCCTTCTTCTCATACTTATTTTCCACCCTCATCACCATGCTTCAGCAGCCGCGTCTTCGCTTCATTCGCACGTCGTAGTCGCAGTCGCCGTCGGAACAAAATTAAACACTCCCCCCTCACCACAACCAACACCACCTATTCAGAACCCATTCTCGAAGCCGTAATAGACCTCACACTATTCCCTTCCTTCCATTCCAATATTCGCCAATTCGTTTCTTCCGGCAAAGAAGCCTACCGCGATTTACAGACTCTGTTCACTCTAGACGCCAACCGCAGAGTCATCGTTTCGTGTCGACCTTCCACATTGCACTTCGTGGGGACATCAGCGGCTTTAACCCTCGTGGCTTTTTCTGTTCTTAGAGTATTGGTAGAATTGGTTTCTAGGTTAACGCGTGGAAACGCTTCTAGTTATAATGATAGGACTATGGTGCGTAGGGACCGAAGTCTTGGTGGAAAAGAAGTCGTTGTTGGATTAGGCCACAATAATTACAACAACACCACTGCGTCTATTAAGcgttctttcaaaaataaagttGCCGTTCAAAGGAAATTGCCCAAATGGTGgccaattaataataataataataataatctcaATTCTTTTGACTTCGACTTGAATGAGCAAGAGGAATACAAGAGGGA
The genomic region above belongs to Cicer arietinum cultivar CDC Frontier isolate Library 1 chromosome 4, Cicar.CDCFrontier_v2.0, whole genome shotgun sequence and contains:
- the LOC101494466 gene encoding uncharacterized protein encodes the protein MAEVAISNSQEHPVLEDAAGNDKIALAQQDPNELEGQKKRLLEELESALVPKDCVLAIPKPNPNPKPNCLGFGIEVIDETALLDSIPKNGGKQSRRRIDTVSNSSMKNEKKKNKYSRIEMEAMKFMNVSQQRKLWETIYAVLQSTFADEYDTLVATPNNRQFLPNNNNNTKPPILTGAVYCENTDSGLQLMESSGSVSPVDPSNTHSIMGKDGCSVSEEYCEDEDSEDDYASIQRPAFHVEGEPNFDSGPPEDGWEYLRRVRWEAHQIPKVKVSKLDRSKVNKEQSPYMPKIPDIAKCPEHLLPLKQWEDVFLAEFSALRANLSRLEGSSVYSGNLQSLDSTKLPGNNFGVMNRDVLLYNHKSIGKAIDQPTILTPEGEDSAMPLENPGSKTSIDQTSSSCPTPPLLSAILRMDSVARVSMLLKRIRLLEPENTITRIDCLWLFALCAAVDAPLDADTCAALRSLLRKCASIRAEKAELNDEVVMLNILATIAGRYFGQSEN
- the LOC101494786 gene encoding uncharacterized protein; protein product: MSMFSPTLPSSHTYFPPSSPCFSSRVFASFARRSRSRRRNKIKHSPLTTTNTTYSEPILEAVIDLTLFPSFHSNIRQFVSSGKEAYRDLQTLFTLDANRRVIVSCRPSTLHFVGTSAALTLVAFSVLRVLVELVSRLTRGNASSYNDRTMVRRDRSLGGKEVVVGLGHNNYNNTTASIKRSFKNKVAVQRKLPKWWPINNNNNNNLNSFDFDLNEQEEYKREAYRLLRVIIDSRMAAKDISETDIIQLRQLCRNSGVQVSVESTNIRDSLYRASVNFVLDDCSSAPTYSTSVQIHGEDSQQFLAGFAENIGLENVRAATIVSAAVAARTRSCLLQAWALEMQGKHVDALGELSKICLLLRIFPPEESSPEMEMVSRGLEKHLKLEQRKHLMFLFGKVCSEDSHGIAREALGLMHSQNGQLEDNLAP